One stretch of Siphonobacter curvatus DNA includes these proteins:
- a CDS encoding tetratricopeptide repeat protein, which yields MKRILFLLLFLPSFSQAADFEWTPRVQQAYLDIFKLKLNKGRQELAPELKTNGVALYLDDYADMLSLLLTEDRKAYESMEKNGEKRLQQLEDMDEDSPWNRCLRAEIRLHWAFVKIKFGKEVPGAWDIIKAYKLLDENARRFPQFTYNKKALGMLHVLIGSTPESYRWVTKLLGLRGNIQQGLQEIHAVTQKEPLFRTEAQLIEYLMQGYVLRLSGREVTDFQKYLAQNSDNLLIQFFGNSILMKEGHGEAALALAQNHPNSPEYLDIPFFDYHIGEILLQKGQYAHAITAFQQFLKQHPTGNFVKDATYKEYLCYALAGDEAKARTQYERVKTIGQAHNEADKSAQKACNAAYQPLTDPQKLVLKARFAGDGGYYETALQNLKNTSEAQFSQPYDRTEYNYRKARIYHRMNDFVTAIPLYERAIALGEGQNWHFAPSSCLQLGYIFQLRNDKAKAKSYFEKAISFKKHEYKNSVDGKAKAALTEMGY from the coding sequence ATGAAACGAATCTTATTTCTTCTACTTTTCCTTCCAAGCTTTAGTCAGGCAGCCGATTTTGAATGGACCCCCCGTGTACAGCAGGCTTACCTGGACATTTTCAAACTCAAGCTCAACAAAGGTCGGCAGGAACTAGCTCCCGAACTGAAAACGAACGGAGTAGCTCTGTATTTGGATGATTACGCCGATATGTTATCGCTGCTGCTCACGGAAGATCGGAAGGCATACGAAAGCATGGAGAAAAACGGTGAGAAACGCCTGCAGCAATTGGAGGATATGGACGAAGATTCGCCCTGGAATCGCTGCCTGCGGGCCGAAATCCGATTACACTGGGCCTTTGTAAAAATCAAATTTGGCAAGGAAGTACCGGGAGCCTGGGATATTATTAAAGCGTACAAATTGCTGGATGAAAACGCCCGAAGATTCCCGCAGTTTACGTACAACAAAAAAGCCTTGGGGATGCTGCACGTGCTGATCGGATCGACGCCCGAGAGCTATCGTTGGGTAACCAAACTACTGGGATTGCGGGGAAATATTCAGCAGGGGTTGCAGGAAATCCACGCCGTGACGCAGAAAGAACCCTTGTTTCGGACAGAAGCTCAACTAATTGAATACCTTATGCAGGGGTATGTCTTGAGACTGAGTGGTCGGGAAGTGACGGATTTCCAGAAATACCTGGCTCAGAACAGTGATAACTTACTGATTCAGTTTTTTGGTAATTCCATTCTGATGAAAGAAGGACACGGGGAAGCCGCGTTGGCCCTGGCTCAAAATCATCCCAACTCACCGGAATACCTGGATATACCTTTTTTCGACTACCATATCGGTGAGATCCTCTTACAAAAAGGCCAGTACGCTCACGCAATTACCGCCTTTCAGCAATTTCTAAAACAGCATCCTACTGGAAATTTTGTTAAAGACGCGACGTACAAGGAGTACCTCTGCTACGCTCTGGCGGGTGATGAGGCCAAAGCCCGAACCCAGTATGAGCGGGTAAAAACGATAGGACAGGCCCATAATGAAGCCGACAAATCGGCCCAGAAAGCTTGTAATGCCGCGTACCAGCCTTTAACCGATCCTCAGAAACTGGTACTCAAAGCTCGTTTTGCCGGTGACGGTGGCTATTATGAAACGGCTTTACAAAACCTCAAGAACACCTCAGAAGCTCAGTTTTCGCAGCCCTACGACCGAACCGAGTACAATTATCGCAAAGCCCGTATTTACCATCGGATGAACGACTTTGTAACGGCTATCCCCTTGTACGAACGGGCTATTGCCCTGGGCGAAGGACAAAACTGGCATTTTGCTCCGTCCTCCTGCCTGCAATTGGGGTACATTTTTCAGTTACGCAACGACAAGGCCAAAGCCAAAAGTTATTTCGAGAAAGCTATTAGCTTCAAAAAACACGAATACAAAAATTCCGTGGATGGCAAAGCCAAGGCAGCTCTCACTGAAATGGGCTATTAA
- a CDS encoding TIGR02757 family protein — MALFEKTHSADWLYDLLESKVQQYNQPTFIPNDPISIPHQFSQQQDIEIMGFWAAVLAWGQRKTIINKCNELIRLMDGAPYDFVRNHQPLDLKPFLHFKHRTFNATDTLYFLHFFQQFYAEHASLEEAFVPASVALPQPERHPAFPAEQALVRFHEVFFGLEDAPARTRKHVATPARKSSCKRLNMFLRWMVRKDANGVDFGIWNRLSPAALVCPCDVHVERVARKLGLLQRPNTDWQAALELTDHLRRFDPSDPVKYDFALFGLGVEGEM, encoded by the coding sequence ATGGCACTTTTTGAAAAAACTCATTCCGCAGACTGGTTATACGACTTACTCGAAAGCAAAGTACAGCAATACAACCAACCGACTTTTATACCAAACGATCCCATCAGTATTCCACATCAGTTTTCGCAGCAACAGGATATTGAGATTATGGGATTCTGGGCGGCGGTACTGGCCTGGGGTCAGCGGAAGACGATTATCAATAAGTGTAACGAGCTGATTCGGCTCATGGACGGGGCTCCGTACGATTTCGTTCGGAATCATCAACCCCTTGATCTGAAGCCTTTTCTTCACTTCAAACACCGTACGTTTAACGCTACGGATACGCTCTACTTCCTGCACTTTTTTCAGCAGTTTTACGCAGAGCACGCGTCTCTGGAAGAGGCTTTCGTACCCGCATCCGTTGCCTTACCCCAGCCCGAGCGGCACCCGGCTTTTCCGGCTGAACAGGCTTTGGTCCGTTTTCATGAAGTATTTTTTGGTTTGGAAGATGCCCCGGCCCGTACGCGTAAACACGTGGCCACACCCGCCCGAAAGTCCTCGTGCAAACGCCTCAATATGTTTCTCCGCTGGATGGTCCGCAAAGACGCGAATGGTGTAGACTTCGGAATCTGGAATCGTTTGTCACCAGCAGCACTCGTTTGCCCCTGCGATGTACACGTAGAACGGGTAGCTCGAAAGCTAGGCTTATTGCAGCGACCCAATACCGACTGGCAGGCCGCTCTGGAATTAACGGATCACCTGCGTCGCTTCGATCCGAGCGATCCGGTTAAGTATGATTTTGCTCTGTTTGGTCTGGGTGTAGAAGGGGAAATGTAA
- a CDS encoding Fpg/Nei family DNA glycosylase, giving the protein MPELPEVETYRRYFEATCLFQPLADIQVEDTKLLTTDYDVLVAALRGRQFVATQRVGKNLFVETDGGFFVHFHFGMTGDLAYYQYDQEQPRFARIIFYFQNGYRLAFICPRKFERIGLVDDVKAYLLKKRIAADALAITPEELGQTLARKKALIKPVLLDQSVVAGIGNWIVDEVLFQARIHPERLASSLTSLEVQALHEAIQKVLLTAIQYEANYALFPQDFIIHAREWALSPYPDQGQHLLCPRCQQKLQIKQVGGRTTYFCPVDQPYVLSF; this is encoded by the coding sequence ATGCCTGAATTACCCGAAGTCGAAACCTACCGACGTTATTTCGAAGCGACCTGCCTCTTTCAACCCCTGGCTGATATTCAAGTAGAAGATACCAAGCTCCTGACCACTGATTACGACGTATTGGTAGCAGCCTTACGCGGCAGGCAATTCGTCGCGACGCAACGCGTCGGTAAAAACCTGTTCGTCGAAACGGACGGTGGTTTCTTTGTACACTTCCATTTCGGGATGACGGGTGATCTGGCCTATTATCAGTACGATCAGGAGCAGCCTCGCTTTGCCCGAATTATTTTTTACTTTCAGAATGGCTATCGGCTTGCGTTCATTTGTCCCCGGAAATTTGAACGAATTGGGCTAGTAGACGATGTGAAAGCATACCTGCTGAAAAAGCGAATTGCGGCGGATGCACTAGCTATTACGCCAGAAGAGCTGGGTCAGACGCTGGCCCGTAAAAAAGCCCTGATTAAACCCGTACTGCTGGATCAGTCGGTAGTGGCGGGCATTGGCAACTGGATTGTGGACGAAGTATTGTTCCAGGCTCGGATTCATCCCGAACGGCTGGCTTCTTCGCTGACGAGCTTGGAAGTACAGGCCTTACACGAAGCTATTCAGAAAGTATTACTAACGGCTATTCAATACGAAGCGAACTACGCTTTGTTCCCGCAGGATTTCATCATTCATGCCCGGGAATGGGCTTTGTCGCCGTACCCGGATCAAGGGCAGCATCTGCTTTGTCCACGTTGTCAGCAAAAGCTCCAGATCAAACAGGTAGGAGGGCGTACTACCTACTTCTGTCCCGTCGATCAGCCCTATGTTCTGTCGTTTTAG
- the nagB gene encoding glucosamine-6-phosphate deaminase, giving the protein MLPETDTLLATPTLNQPIAFERIPTQIYADSNDASAAVAREIAEIIRSKQLQGKPAVLGLATGSSPKKVYAELIRIHREERLSFYNVITFNLDEYYPMQPDGLQSYVRFMQEQLFNHIDIPKDNYFIPDGTLSPAQIPAFCQEYERRIDELGGLDFQLLGIGRNGHVGFNEPGSHVNSRTRLMTLDLTTRIDAALDFGGLANVPKKAITLGINQIMKAKRVILLAWGEHKAPMIHQAIEGPVTDQVPASYLQGHPNVQFVLDESAAAELTRRKTPWLVEEVIWDKTMIKKAVTHLALSLNKPILKLTNRDYNDNGLSDLLAQVGQAYDLNIDVFNQLQHTITGWPGGKPNADDAKRPERAEPAHKRCLIFSPHPDDDIISMGGTFQRLVDQGHDVHVGYQTSGNIAVADDEALRFIDFVVDYNRHFGIDSPEAERIFKDAAEYLRTKKDSDIDTAEVRHVKGLIREGEAKATCRFVGNGVKNAHFMKMPFYETGKVQKKPLSEEDIQIVVDLIREIKPHQIYAAGDLADPHGTHKVCLDAVMEAVRRLKDEAFMKDCWVWLYKGAWDEWAIDLIEMAVPMSPDQVMKKRQGIFKHQSQKDGVVYQGTDSREFWQRAEERNQATANLYNKLGLAEYEAVEAFVRWKF; this is encoded by the coding sequence ATGCTGCCCGAGACAGACACGTTGTTAGCTACGCCGACGCTGAACCAGCCCATCGCCTTCGAACGGATTCCTACGCAGATTTATGCCGATTCCAATGACGCATCAGCGGCGGTTGCCCGTGAAATTGCCGAAATCATTCGTTCCAAACAATTACAGGGAAAACCTGCTGTATTAGGTTTGGCTACGGGATCATCGCCTAAAAAAGTGTATGCGGAGCTCATCCGCATTCACCGGGAAGAGCGGCTCAGCTTTTACAACGTCATTACATTCAACCTGGATGAATACTATCCCATGCAGCCCGACGGCTTACAAAGCTACGTTCGGTTCATGCAGGAGCAGCTGTTTAACCACATTGACATCCCTAAAGACAATTATTTTATTCCCGATGGCACTCTGTCACCGGCTCAGATTCCGGCTTTCTGCCAGGAATACGAACGCCGGATTGATGAACTAGGCGGTCTGGATTTTCAATTATTAGGAATTGGCCGGAATGGTCACGTCGGTTTCAACGAGCCGGGTTCACACGTGAATTCCCGCACTCGCCTGATGACGCTCGATTTAACGACCCGTATTGATGCGGCTCTGGATTTCGGCGGACTGGCTAACGTTCCTAAAAAAGCTATTACGCTGGGTATTAACCAGATCATGAAAGCCAAGCGGGTAATTCTGCTGGCCTGGGGTGAGCACAAAGCTCCCATGATTCATCAGGCGATCGAAGGTCCCGTGACGGATCAGGTCCCGGCGAGTTATTTACAGGGACATCCCAACGTACAATTCGTACTCGACGAATCGGCTGCTGCTGAACTGACCCGCCGCAAAACGCCCTGGTTGGTAGAAGAGGTGATCTGGGATAAAACCATGATCAAAAAAGCCGTTACGCACCTGGCTCTTTCACTGAATAAACCCATTCTGAAACTGACCAACCGTGATTACAACGACAATGGTCTTTCGGATTTGCTGGCTCAGGTAGGACAGGCGTATGACCTGAATATCGACGTATTCAATCAGTTACAACATACCATTACGGGCTGGCCGGGTGGAAAACCCAACGCCGACGATGCCAAGCGTCCCGAACGGGCCGAACCTGCTCACAAGCGTTGTTTGATCTTCAGTCCGCACCCCGACGACGATATTATTTCGATGGGAGGTACGTTCCAACGCCTTGTAGATCAGGGACATGACGTACACGTGGGTTATCAGACTTCGGGTAACATTGCCGTAGCCGATGATGAAGCCCTACGTTTTATCGACTTCGTAGTTGATTACAACCGGCACTTTGGTATTGACAGTCCGGAAGCCGAGCGTATTTTTAAAGATGCTGCCGAATACCTGCGTACCAAGAAGGATTCGGATATCGATACTGCCGAAGTGCGTCACGTCAAAGGATTAATTCGGGAAGGTGAAGCGAAAGCAACGTGCCGCTTCGTTGGAAATGGCGTGAAGAATGCTCACTTCATGAAAATGCCTTTTTACGAAACGGGTAAAGTACAGAAAAAACCACTCAGCGAAGAAGACATCCAAATCGTAGTGGATTTGATTCGGGAAATTAAACCACATCAAATCTACGCTGCGGGTGATCTGGCCGATCCGCACGGTACGCACAAAGTGTGTCTGGATGCCGTCATGGAAGCCGTTCGTCGTTTGAAAGACGAAGCATTCATGAAAGATTGCTGGGTTTGGTTGTACAAAGGTGCCTGGGATGAGTGGGCGATCGATTTAATTGAAATGGCCGTACCTATGTCGCCGGATCAGGTAATGAAAAAGCGTCAGGGAATCTTTAAACACCAGTCCCAAAAAGACGGTGTGGTGTACCAAGGTACCGACTCTCGGGAATTCTGGCAACGGGCCGAAGAGCGGAACCAGGCAACGGCGAATTTATACAACAAATTAGGGCTTGCCGAGTACGAAGCTGTGGAAGCGTTTGTGCGTTGGAAGTTCTAA
- a CDS encoding Na+/H+ antiporter, which produces MENIEIIVLLLFGVSFLTVVSARRNFPLPIALIIVGLLISFIPGLPVIILDPELVFFVFLPPLLYEAAWKASWHEFKANIRPITMAAVGLVVFTTLCVGWAVHSLIDGISWAEAFLLGAIVSPPDAVAATSVTKGLGLSPRIISILEGESLLNDASGLIVYRYALAAILTGAFNIWEAGYQFLLVVGIGVGIGLGIGYTLYLIHKNFVTEALADVSLTFLTPFASYLLAEHFHGSGVLAVVTTGLYLSYRSADMFTTDSRVQTYAVWEFVGFILNGLIFILLGLQMKMVLADLDSLTTHGIWVLIGYGLVVSVVVILVRFIWLTPAAILPRQLFNRHNERELFDRRNLVVIGWSGMRGVVSMAIALSIPLTLPNGDLFPNRNLVIFLTFCVIIVTLVAQGLTLPWVIRKLKMPRYSILAEEYEVRSRVLSAVMTHIEENMSDVDDVVLKRIKSSYQNRFERLQHTELPLPEKEQKFSETPALRIFNLFSRVQLEVIDVERSILQQLHREGKSNEEVLRKIESELDIEETRLQIELVK; this is translated from the coding sequence ATGGAGAATATAGAAATCATTGTTTTACTACTCTTTGGGGTTTCGTTTCTGACGGTAGTGAGTGCTCGTAGGAATTTTCCGCTTCCTATTGCTCTGATCATTGTGGGTTTACTGATTAGCTTTATTCCCGGACTACCCGTCATTATTCTGGATCCTGAACTGGTCTTCTTTGTCTTTTTGCCGCCACTGCTTTATGAAGCCGCCTGGAAAGCCAGTTGGCACGAATTCAAAGCCAATATTCGACCGATCACCATGGCTGCCGTTGGGCTGGTTGTCTTTACAACCTTGTGTGTTGGCTGGGCCGTACATAGCCTTATTGATGGCATTAGCTGGGCGGAGGCTTTTTTGCTGGGTGCTATCGTTTCACCGCCCGATGCCGTAGCGGCTACTTCGGTTACGAAAGGATTGGGACTGAGCCCGAGGATTATCAGTATTCTCGAAGGAGAAAGTTTGCTCAATGATGCCAGCGGATTGATTGTGTATCGCTACGCGTTGGCGGCCATTCTTACCGGGGCGTTCAATATTTGGGAAGCTGGCTACCAATTTCTGCTGGTAGTCGGTATCGGCGTAGGGATTGGATTAGGCATTGGCTATACGTTGTACCTGATCCACAAAAATTTCGTTACTGAAGCCCTAGCCGATGTCTCTCTTACCTTTTTAACGCCCTTTGCTTCGTATTTGTTAGCTGAGCACTTTCACGGTTCAGGCGTACTGGCTGTAGTAACTACGGGTCTGTATTTGTCTTATCGTTCGGCGGATATGTTCACGACCGATTCGCGGGTACAGACTTATGCCGTGTGGGAATTTGTGGGTTTTATTCTGAATGGATTAATTTTCATTCTATTGGGCTTACAAATGAAAATGGTACTGGCAGACCTGGATTCGCTGACCACGCACGGAATCTGGGTACTGATTGGTTATGGTCTGGTGGTAAGTGTAGTGGTGATTCTAGTGCGATTTATCTGGCTCACGCCCGCCGCCATTTTGCCCCGCCAGCTTTTTAACCGACATAACGAACGCGAACTCTTTGATCGGCGTAATCTGGTGGTCATTGGCTGGTCGGGCATGCGGGGGGTGGTGTCAATGGCTATTGCTTTATCAATTCCGTTAACCTTACCCAACGGTGACCTGTTTCCTAACCGAAATCTGGTAATTTTTCTGACGTTCTGCGTGATTATCGTGACGCTGGTGGCTCAGGGACTAACCTTGCCCTGGGTGATTCGTAAACTGAAAATGCCCCGATATTCCATATTGGCCGAAGAATACGAGGTACGCAGTCGGGTACTGAGTGCGGTCATGACGCATATTGAGGAAAACATGAGCGATGTGGATGACGTGGTACTCAAACGCATCAAAAGCAGCTACCAAAACCGGTTTGAACGCTTGCAACATACGGAGCTTCCCCTACCTGAGAAGGAACAGAAATTTTCGGAAACACCGGCTTTGCGGATTTTTAACCTATTTTCCCGGGTACAATTAGAAGTGATCGACGTGGAGCGTAGTATTCTTCAACAACTACACCGCGAGGGTAAAAGCAACGAAGAGGTACTCCGGAAAATTGAATCGGAATTGGATATTGAGGAAACTCGTCTTCAGATTGAATTAGTGAAATAA
- a CDS encoding PorP/SprF family type IX secretion system membrane protein, with amino-acid sequence MRSLLFLVFLLVCQMASAQMEGTYSSYPFSQLAINPAYAGTRDLTSMTFLNRRRSVQFQNTYSSQYFTVDSPVGENWALGFQAFRDPYSIASVGFYGTAAYRHRISENEILSAGVQMGITQVVLPNNFVGNNAYPFTLGLGVQYKTPVYYVGLSAQNLVNQTHYYSTAKPIFLTAGYVFSLTEEWKLKAATLVRGQNPGLGFQTKADVNATFWYKNVGVGVWYQSTLQTLGGRDGILGTAEVQLGDRFRVGASYDFNAPHSGDFSFSTQESTIWQFFLRYELDHGTGKVGQMRYF; translated from the coding sequence ATGCGATCACTTCTATTTTTGGTCTTCCTGCTAGTCTGCCAGATGGCTTCGGCTCAGATGGAAGGCACCTACAGTAGCTATCCATTTAGTCAACTGGCCATTAATCCAGCCTACGCGGGTACGCGTGACTTGACCAGCATGACCTTTCTCAACCGACGCCGTTCGGTACAGTTCCAAAACACGTATAGTTCGCAGTATTTCACGGTGGATAGCCCGGTGGGTGAAAACTGGGCTCTCGGTTTCCAAGCTTTTCGCGACCCGTATTCCATTGCTTCCGTAGGTTTCTACGGAACGGCCGCGTATCGGCACCGGATCTCCGAAAACGAAATTCTTTCGGCGGGCGTGCAAATGGGCATTACGCAAGTCGTACTCCCTAACAATTTTGTGGGCAATAATGCGTATCCCTTCACTTTGGGCTTAGGTGTTCAGTACAAAACGCCCGTGTACTACGTGGGTCTGTCGGCTCAAAACTTAGTAAATCAAACGCACTATTACTCTACAGCTAAACCAATTTTCCTAACGGCTGGCTACGTATTCTCGCTGACGGAAGAATGGAAACTAAAGGCCGCCACGCTGGTGCGGGGCCAGAATCCCGGCCTTGGGTTTCAAACGAAAGCGGATGTCAATGCGACGTTTTGGTACAAAAACGTAGGCGTTGGCGTTTGGTACCAGAGTACGCTCCAGACCCTCGGCGGTAGAGATGGCATTTTAGGAACGGCGGAAGTACAACTTGGCGATCGTTTTCGGGTCGGAGCCAGTTACGATTTTAACGCTCCTCACAGCGGCGATTTTAGTTTCAGTACGCAGGAAAGTACGATCTGGCAGTTTTTCCTACGGTACGAGCTTGATCATGGAACGGGAAAAGTCGGGCAGATGCGGTATTTTTAG
- a CDS encoding head GIN domain-containing protein gives MKLYAFVLLLFVTTLFSCNRWEDVCPYDETTAEYGLTNFDRLRMGNAFKVRVVPGNTYRIVARGHRSDVQDLSVKKVNDNLEISYNHWTRNRKHPMEIEITMPALEKVEFSGAVNARVWGFEDAEDLEVELSGASELAFTGHTERLQADLSGASRLDLEGTTEQLDVECSGASKLRAYQYPSKQAKLDLSGASDAQISVAEQLICKASGASSLRYRGNPRTNLDLSGGSTVSQDN, from the coding sequence ATGAAATTGTATGCATTTGTACTGCTTTTGTTCGTAACTACTCTGTTTTCCTGTAATCGCTGGGAGGACGTTTGCCCGTATGACGAAACCACTGCAGAATACGGTCTAACGAATTTCGATCGCCTTCGAATGGGTAATGCATTTAAGGTACGGGTCGTACCAGGAAACACGTACCGAATTGTAGCCCGAGGTCATCGCAGCGACGTTCAGGATCTGAGCGTGAAGAAGGTGAATGACAATCTAGAAATTAGTTACAACCATTGGACTCGCAATCGGAAACACCCGATGGAAATCGAAATTACAATGCCAGCTTTGGAGAAGGTCGAGTTTTCGGGAGCTGTCAATGCCCGCGTTTGGGGCTTTGAGGACGCAGAAGATTTGGAAGTGGAGCTTTCGGGGGCGTCAGAACTAGCGTTTACGGGTCATACCGAACGCCTGCAGGCAGATCTTTCGGGAGCGAGTCGTCTCGATCTGGAAGGTACTACCGAACAACTCGACGTTGAATGCTCCGGAGCCTCTAAACTTCGAGCCTATCAGTATCCCAGCAAACAGGCTAAACTAGATTTATCGGGAGCGAGTGATGCCCAAATTTCCGTAGCGGAACAGCTCATTTGTAAAGCAAGCGGAGCCAGTTCGTTACGTTACCGGGGGAATCCCCGTACTAATCTGGATCTGTCCGGAGGTAGTACGGTTTCGCAGGATAACTAG
- a CDS encoding sensor histidine kinase yields MLLQLVFWCLFIFWPLIFRSSTVRVRRFHQPPDPVYMVALNALAVLFFYLNTRILIPRFLEKKGLSFYLLTVAGCGLVMVLLSMQLRSLAFKADLTDVRFITGTIFPVLFIFSISTTYKVLNDFHRRQQLEKERENERLKSELSFLRSQISPHFLFNILNSIVSLARFKPESVEPATIQLAELMRYMLYESDEAKVPMDQEIRYLRSYIDLQTLRLGKKVQIELDLGPVAGNHCIEPMLLIPFVENAFKHGIGMITRPAIQLHLHINERTLYFLVKNKVSMQPDDPKDHHSGIGLKNVERRLNLLYPNHDLQIREREGWYEVQLTLELS; encoded by the coding sequence ATGCTATTACAACTAGTATTCTGGTGCCTGTTTATATTCTGGCCGCTGATCTTCCGGTCGTCGACCGTTCGCGTACGACGGTTTCATCAACCGCCCGACCCGGTGTATATGGTCGCTTTAAATGCACTGGCCGTACTTTTCTTTTACCTCAATACTCGAATTCTGATTCCTCGATTTCTGGAGAAAAAAGGACTGAGCTTCTATCTACTGACAGTGGCGGGGTGTGGCCTGGTGATGGTACTGCTTTCCATGCAACTACGCTCGCTGGCATTCAAGGCTGATTTGACGGACGTACGCTTCATCACCGGAACTATCTTTCCGGTACTCTTCATCTTTTCGATTAGCACTACGTATAAAGTGCTGAATGATTTTCATCGACGGCAGCAGTTGGAAAAGGAACGGGAAAACGAGAGATTGAAGTCCGAGCTGAGTTTCCTGCGGTCGCAGATCAGTCCGCACTTCCTGTTTAATATTCTCAACAGCATCGTCTCGCTGGCCCGATTCAAGCCCGAATCGGTAGAACCCGCTACAATTCAACTGGCGGAGCTAATGCGATACATGCTGTACGAATCGGACGAAGCCAAAGTGCCGATGGATCAGGAAATTCGGTACCTCCGCAGTTACATCGATCTGCAAACCTTACGGCTGGGAAAGAAGGTACAGATTGAACTGGATCTGGGGCCCGTTGCCGGTAATCATTGCATCGAACCGATGTTACTGATTCCCTTCGTGGAAAATGCTTTTAAGCACGGAATCGGCATGATTACCCGCCCAGCTATTCAGTTGCATCTACATATTAACGAGCGTACCCTCTATTTTCTGGTAAAAAACAAAGTCAGTATGCAACCCGACGACCCCAAAGATCATCATTCGGGTATAGGGTTGAAAAACGTTGAACGTCGGCTTAATCTGCTGTACCCCAATCATGATCTTCAGATTCGGGAACGCGAGGGTTGGTACGAGGTTCAGTTAACTCTTGAATTGTCATGA
- a CDS encoding LytR/AlgR family response regulator transcription factor has protein sequence MNKIRCVAVDDEPLALELLADNIRKVPYLELVATCEDALETLEVLQKEAIDLVFMDIQMPGLTGTQFLKSLQQRPQVIFVTAYEQYALEGFNLNVLDYLLKPVPLTRFLQAAEKAKEYFARTPSMGPSQEEHFFVHADYSLVKIQIPTILYIEGLKDYVKIHTTVHARPVITRMTLKNLEELLPAPAFMRVHRSYIVATERVDAIRKLKLTVAGNSIPMSEQYVPQIYETLQVNKHE, from the coding sequence ATGAACAAAATTCGCTGCGTAGCCGTGGACGACGAGCCACTAGCTCTGGAGTTACTGGCCGATAACATTCGGAAAGTGCCCTACCTGGAACTGGTTGCCACCTGTGAAGATGCCCTGGAAACGCTGGAAGTACTCCAGAAAGAAGCCATCGATCTGGTGTTTATGGACATTCAGATGCCCGGATTGACGGGAACCCAATTTTTGAAATCCTTGCAACAGCGACCGCAGGTCATTTTTGTAACGGCCTATGAGCAATACGCCCTGGAAGGTTTCAACCTCAACGTACTGGATTATTTACTCAAACCCGTACCACTGACGCGATTTTTGCAGGCGGCCGAAAAAGCAAAGGAGTATTTCGCCCGCACCCCCAGTATGGGGCCGTCGCAGGAGGAACATTTTTTCGTGCATGCGGATTATTCACTGGTAAAAATTCAGATTCCTACCATTCTATACATTGAAGGACTGAAAGATTACGTGAAGATTCATACGACTGTACACGCCCGTCCGGTCATTACACGGATGACGCTTAAAAACCTGGAAGAGCTTTTGCCCGCTCCGGCTTTTATGCGGGTACATCGCTCGTATATCGTGGCTACCGAACGGGTGGATGCCATACGTAAACTGAAACTCACCGTTGCCGGAAACAGTATTCCCATGAGTGAACAGTACGTGCCGCAGATCTACGAGACCTTGCAGGTGAACAAACACGAGTAG